The Gilliamella apicola genome window below encodes:
- a CDS encoding LysR family transcriptional regulator, giving the protein MDLLRSMEAFVLTVKTGSFAASAISLNTSPQMIAKYVVFLEDYLGLKLLNRTTRSQKLTEFGKQYYEKCLFILDEVKSSKTLAQQFIEEPKGRLRISAPVSYGHFNLISVLSRFMRCYPKVNVDLQLSDRYVDLVKDDFDIVFRIGELSNSSYIARKLNCYKLIFAASPTYLAKNGIPATPNDIKKHQCLIYQYVNPTKKDYLWPFSINGKVINIPISGSLKSNDTLALANAAVEGLGITMLPQSMLSELIRQNKLFPILQDFLPPAREVHLLYKSDKQQLPKLKMFIEFITDSM; this is encoded by the coding sequence GTGGATCTTTTAAGAAGTATGGAAGCTTTTGTATTGACCGTAAAAACAGGTTCATTTGCAGCTTCAGCCATTTCACTAAATACTTCACCACAAATGATCGCCAAATATGTGGTATTTTTAGAAGATTATTTAGGCTTAAAATTACTGAATCGTACAACACGGTCGCAAAAGTTAACTGAGTTTGGTAAACAATATTATGAAAAGTGTTTATTCATCCTTGATGAAGTGAAAAGCTCAAAAACATTAGCGCAACAATTTATTGAGGAACCTAAAGGTCGGCTTAGAATTAGTGCACCAGTGAGTTATGGACATTTTAATTTAATTTCTGTGCTTAGTCGTTTTATGAGATGCTATCCAAAAGTCAATGTAGATCTTCAATTAAGTGATCGCTATGTCGATTTAGTAAAAGATGATTTTGATATTGTTTTTCGAATCGGTGAATTATCTAATTCAAGTTATATTGCTCGTAAACTCAATTGTTATAAACTTATTTTTGCAGCTTCCCCAACCTATCTTGCTAAAAATGGTATACCGGCGACGCCTAATGATATAAAAAAACATCAGTGTTTAATTTATCAATATGTCAATCCTACTAAAAAAGATTATCTTTGGCCTTTTAGTATCAATGGAAAGGTAATCAATATCCCCATATCTGGATCCTTAAAAAGTAATGATACTTTAGCTTTAGCAAATGCTGCTGTCGAAGGTTTGGGTATAACTATGTTACCTCAATCAATGCTAAGTGAGCTTATTCGTCAGAATAAATTATTTCCAATATTACAAGATTTTTTACCACCAGCAAGAGAAGTTCATCTACTTTATAAATCTGATAAACAGCAGCTACCTAAACTTAAAATGTTTATTGAATTTATCACTGATTCAATGTGA
- a CDS encoding NADPH-dependent F420 reductase, whose product MLKKIGIIGAGFVGQAWAKLFLQNGYQVMLCNSRDKNTLFSVASSLGCEIGSQEETIDFSDIILVAIPFINYQQLPANILGNKIVLDAMNYYPERDGHIELLDTYQTTTSELVAQHLCKSKIVKVFNAILARDILKDAKPNDKTNRRALPIAGNDDLAKQTVYELIDRIGFDYFDVGKLSESWRFERAKPAYCVPLNLDQLKHALSKADRQLELQHNSWKS is encoded by the coding sequence ATGTTAAAAAAAATTGGAATAATTGGAGCTGGCTTTGTTGGTCAGGCTTGGGCTAAGTTATTTCTACAAAATGGATATCAAGTCATGTTATGTAACTCACGAGATAAAAACACATTATTTAGTGTAGCAAGCAGTTTGGGTTGTGAAATTGGTAGTCAGGAAGAAACAATAGATTTCAGTGATATTATTCTCGTTGCAATTCCTTTTATCAATTATCAACAGTTACCAGCGAATATTCTTGGCAATAAGATCGTTCTTGATGCAATGAATTATTATCCTGAACGTGATGGACACATAGAACTTTTAGATACTTATCAAACGACCACAAGTGAATTAGTCGCCCAACATCTTTGTAAATCTAAAATAGTTAAAGTATTTAATGCTATTCTTGCAAGAGATATTTTGAAAGATGCAAAACCAAATGATAAAACAAATCGAAGAGCACTCCCTATCGCAGGTAATGATGATTTAGCAAAACAAACTGTATATGAGTTAATTGATCGAATCGGATTTGACTATTTCGACGTAGGTAAATTATCCGAAAGTTGGCGTTTTGAGCGTGCTAAACCAGCTTATTGTGTGCCACTCAATCTTGATCAATTAAAGCATGCATTATCTAAAGCTGATAGACAACTCGAATTACAACACAACTCGTGGAAATCTTAA
- a CDS encoding SDR family NAD(P)-dependent oxidoreductase, translated as MVKKDLRYTVITGASSGIGYATAIAFAKRNKPLIVIARRQEQLTLLKQKIADINPELDVIIKKCDLSISSNVHSLFTELEPYFIETWINNAGFGHYGSVGEQDLNKIESMLHLNIEALTILSTLYVRKYHNQSDTQLINISSRGGYTIVPNAVTYCATKFYVNAFTEGLAQELIQANAQLRAKVLAPAATQTEFGKKANDIDEYDYDKRFAKYHSADDMAQFLLALYDSDKIIGEIDTKDFSFSLKDSILPYSGNPSQNQKS; from the coding sequence ATGGTCAAAAAAGATTTGAGATATACAGTCATTACTGGCGCAAGTTCAGGAATAGGTTATGCAACAGCCATCGCCTTTGCAAAACGAAATAAACCACTAATTGTTATTGCTAGACGGCAAGAACAGCTAACTTTACTTAAACAAAAAATTGCAGATATTAATCCTGAATTAGATGTCATTATAAAAAAATGTGACTTATCTATATCTAGCAATGTGCATTCACTTTTTACAGAATTAGAACCATATTTTATTGAAACATGGATCAATAATGCTGGTTTTGGTCATTATGGCAGTGTAGGCGAGCAAGATTTAAACAAAATAGAGTCAATGTTGCATTTGAATATTGAGGCATTAACGATTCTATCAACTCTCTATGTGCGTAAATATCATAATCAATCAGATACACAACTTATCAATATTTCATCAAGAGGAGGATACACTATTGTTCCAAATGCGGTCACCTATTGTGCAACTAAGTTTTACGTGAATGCTTTTACCGAAGGATTAGCACAAGAATTGATACAAGCTAATGCGCAGTTACGTGCAAAAGTTCTAGCTCCCGCAGCAACGCAAACCGAATTTGGAAAAAAAGCTAATGATATTGATGAATATGATTATGATAAACGTTTTGCAAAATATCATTCCGCCGATGACATGGCGCAATTTTTGTTAGCACTGTATGATAGCGATAAAATTATTGGGGAAATTGACACGAAAGATTTTTCATTTTCGTTAAAAGATAGCATATTACCTTATTCTGGAAATCCTTCACAAAATCAGAAGAGTTAA
- the metG gene encoding methionine--tRNA ligase produces the protein MTTQRKILVTCALPYANGSIHLGHMLEHIQADVWVRFQRMRGNEIYFICADDAHGTPIMLKAQQLGITPEQMIEEVKTEHQRDFAGFNISYDNYHSTHSPENRQISEQIYKRLKANGYIKTKVISQLFDPEKQMFLPDRFVKGTCPRCKAPDQYGDNCEVCSATYNPTDLIDPKSVVSGATPILKESEHFFFDLPAFSNMLQAWIRSGTLQEQVANKMQEWFEAGLQPWDISRDAPYFGFEIPDAPGKYFYVWLDAPIGYMGSFLNYCNKNNKAIFDEFWKKDSSTELYHFIGKDIVYFHSLFWPAMLDGSEHRKPSNIFVHGYVTVDGAKMSKSRGTFIQASTYLKHLDPDCLRYYYAAKLSPHIDDIDLNLEDFVQRVNSDLVNKVVNIASRSAGFISKRFDGKLSDKVAEPELYAQFVEKAKVIADYYEQRESSKAIREIMALADEANRYIDEKAPWVVAKQEGQDQALQDICSMGIFLFRILMTYLKPVVPSLAQRTEEFLNSQLEWRGIDNALTGHTINRFKALFNRIDMDKITAMIEETKELTTSTAPAKEKVAEPIADTITFDDFAKVDMRVALIKNATFVEGSDKLLQLTLDIGDETRNVFSGIKQFYPDPQVLIGRLTIMIANLAPRKMRFGVSEGMVLCASGKDDGEGVYLLSPDSGAKPGMRIS, from the coding sequence ATGACAACGCAACGCAAAATATTGGTGACTTGTGCACTTCCTTATGCAAACGGTTCAATTCATTTAGGTCATATGCTTGAACATATTCAAGCAGATGTTTGGGTACGTTTTCAACGTATGCGCGGTAACGAAATCTATTTTATCTGTGCCGATGATGCACACGGTACGCCAATTATGCTTAAAGCTCAGCAATTAGGTATTACACCAGAGCAGATGATTGAAGAAGTTAAAACTGAACACCAACGCGATTTTGCTGGTTTTAACATTAGTTATGATAATTACCATTCAACCCATAGCCCTGAAAATCGTCAAATATCAGAACAAATCTATAAACGCTTAAAAGCTAACGGCTATATTAAAACTAAAGTTATTTCTCAATTGTTCGATCCAGAAAAACAGATGTTTTTACCGGACCGTTTTGTTAAAGGGACATGTCCTCGTTGTAAGGCACCAGACCAATATGGTGACAACTGTGAAGTATGTAGTGCTACTTATAATCCTACTGATTTGATTGATCCAAAATCAGTTGTTTCAGGTGCAACGCCAATTTTGAAAGAATCGGAACATTTCTTTTTTGATCTGCCTGCTTTTTCAAATATGTTACAAGCTTGGATCCGTTCTGGTACATTGCAAGAGCAAGTTGCAAATAAAATGCAAGAGTGGTTTGAAGCAGGTTTACAACCATGGGATATCAGTCGTGACGCTCCTTATTTTGGTTTTGAAATTCCTGATGCACCGGGAAAATATTTTTATGTTTGGTTAGATGCGCCAATCGGTTATATGGGCTCTTTCCTTAATTATTGTAATAAAAATAACAAAGCAATCTTTGATGAATTTTGGAAAAAAGATTCAAGTACTGAACTTTATCACTTTATTGGTAAAGATATTGTCTATTTCCACAGCCTATTTTGGCCAGCGATGCTTGACGGTAGTGAACACCGTAAACCGTCCAATATTTTTGTACATGGCTATGTTACGGTTGATGGCGCGAAGATGTCTAAATCACGCGGTACTTTTATTCAAGCCAGCACTTACTTAAAACATTTAGATCCAGATTGTTTGCGTTACTATTATGCGGCAAAACTATCACCACATATTGATGATATTGATTTAAATTTAGAAGATTTTGTACAACGTGTTAATAGTGATTTAGTGAATAAAGTCGTGAACATCGCATCGCGTTCGGCTGGATTTATTAGCAAACGTTTTGATGGCAAATTATCTGATAAAGTTGCAGAGCCAGAGCTTTATGCACAATTTGTTGAAAAGGCTAAAGTGATCGCCGATTACTATGAACAACGTGAATCAAGTAAGGCTATTCGTGAAATTATGGCATTAGCAGATGAAGCAAATCGTTATATTGACGAAAAAGCACCGTGGGTTGTGGCTAAACAAGAAGGACAAGATCAAGCTTTACAAGATATTTGTTCAATGGGTATTTTCCTATTCCGTATTCTAATGACTTACTTAAAACCTGTTGTACCATCGTTAGCACAGCGTACTGAAGAGTTTTTAAATAGCCAATTGGAATGGCGAGGTATTGATAACGCCTTAACTGGACACACTATTAATCGCTTTAAAGCCTTATTTAACCGAATTGATATGGATAAAATTACTGCAATGATTGAAGAAACTAAAGAATTAACGACATCGACAGCACCTGCTAAAGAAAAAGTAGCTGAGCCAATTGCTGATACTATTACTTTTGATGATTTTGCTAAAGTTGATATGCGCGTTGCATTAATAAAGAATGCTACTTTTGTGGAAGGTTCTGATAAATTATTGCAATTGACCCTCGATATTGGTGATGAAACGCGTAATGTATTTTCGGGCATAAAACAATTTTATCCTGATCCTCAAGTTTTAATTGGTCGTTTAACAATTATGATTGCTAATTTAGCTCCTCGTAAAATGCGTTTTGGCGTTTCAGAAGGTATGGTACTTTGTGCAAGCGGTAAAGACGATGGTGAGGGTGTTTACCTTTTATCACCGGATAGCGGAGCAAAACCAGGAATGCGAATTTCATAA
- the apbC gene encoding iron-sulfur cluster carrier protein ApbC, giving the protein MHKIRAKIMEVKKILENFSHPTLQKNLIELGAVKTCEIVDQHLIIKLVMPFAWQIAFEELKSELTPQLLKLTNVKEVKWHIEYNIATLKRANNQHAINNIKNIIAISSGKGGVGKSSTAVNIALALQKQGASVGILDADIYGPSIPTMLGTEKQQPLTPDNKHMTPIMAYGLASNSIGYLVDSDGAMVWRGPMASKALLQILQDTFWPELDYLVIDMPPGTGDIQLTLAQSIPVTAAVIVTTPQDIALIDAKKGITMFTKVNIPTLGIIENMSYHICENCGHHEAIFGEGGAKRLSEQYHTTLLGQIPLHKILRQDLDTGKPTVINHPESEFTQIYCQIAGRIASELYWQGQAILPDISFKAL; this is encoded by the coding sequence ATGCACAAAATTAGGGCTAAAATAATGGAAGTAAAAAAAATTCTAGAAAATTTTTCTCATCCTACCTTACAAAAAAATTTGATTGAACTTGGTGCTGTAAAAACTTGTGAAATAGTCGATCAACATTTAATCATAAAATTAGTTATGCCATTTGCTTGGCAAATTGCTTTCGAAGAACTTAAATCAGAGCTTACGCCACAGTTACTCAAACTTACCAATGTTAAAGAAGTTAAATGGCATATTGAATACAATATCGCTACACTTAAGCGTGCCAACAACCAACATGCTATAAACAATATAAAAAATATTATTGCCATTAGTTCTGGTAAAGGTGGTGTTGGTAAATCGTCAACTGCCGTTAATATAGCACTTGCACTACAAAAACAAGGCGCCAGTGTAGGGATTTTAGATGCAGATATTTATGGTCCATCCATTCCTACCATGTTAGGTACAGAAAAACAGCAACCATTAACACCTGATAATAAACATATGACACCTATAATGGCATATGGACTCGCCAGTAATTCAATTGGCTATTTAGTGGATTCTGATGGTGCAATGGTATGGCGTGGTCCAATGGCCAGTAAAGCTTTATTACAAATCTTACAAGACACATTTTGGCCTGAACTTGATTATTTGGTTATTGATATGCCACCAGGAACGGGCGATATCCAGTTAACTCTTGCGCAAAGTATTCCCGTTACAGCTGCAGTTATTGTCACCACTCCGCAAGATATCGCACTCATTGATGCCAAAAAAGGGATTACCATGTTTACTAAAGTTAATATTCCTACTTTGGGTATTATTGAAAATATGAGTTACCATATTTGTGAAAACTGTGGTCATCATGAAGCAATTTTCGGCGAAGGCGGTGCAAAGCGTCTATCTGAACAATATCATACAACATTACTCGGACAGATCCCATTACACAAAATTTTGCGCCAAGATCTGGATACAGGTAAACCGACGGTTATCAATCATCCAGAAAGTGAATTTACCCAAATTTATTGTCAAATTGCAGGCCGCATTGCCAGCGAACTTTATTGGCAAGGTCAAGCGATCTTACCAGATATATCCTTTAAAGCACTTTAA
- a CDS encoding acid phosphatase, which yields MQKVFVKSIIICSLLCTNVFAIEAKDVTTDPQDYYLREDQAPDSLLLLPQPPAYNSIEFLRDKAQYDWGKSMRNTERGHQAYLDADATKDNVTKQFSPSFGYEISSTKTPEIYKLITTMKEDAGDLATRSAKVHYNRVRPFSFFKEPTCRPEDEKTLSTNGSYPSGHTTLGFAISLVLAEINPQRQNEILKRGYEIGESRVICGYHWQSDVDAAKVMAAAVVAHLHTNEEFNKQLVKAKAEFSQLKK from the coding sequence ATGCAAAAAGTATTTGTAAAAAGTATTATCATCTGTTCTTTATTATGTACGAATGTGTTTGCCATTGAAGCAAAGGATGTAACAACTGATCCGCAAGATTATTATCTTCGAGAAGACCAAGCTCCAGATAGTTTATTACTTTTGCCGCAACCACCCGCCTACAATAGTATTGAATTTCTTAGAGATAAAGCTCAATATGATTGGGGGAAATCCATGCGTAATACGGAACGAGGACATCAGGCATATTTAGATGCGGATGCGACAAAAGATAATGTTACAAAACAATTTTCCCCATCTTTTGGTTATGAGATTTCGAGCACTAAAACACCAGAGATTTACAAGCTTATTACCACAATGAAAGAAGATGCTGGTGATCTTGCCACACGATCTGCAAAAGTTCATTATAACCGGGTTCGACCATTTTCATTTTTTAAAGAACCAACTTGTCGACCTGAAGATGAGAAAACATTATCAACCAATGGTTCTTATCCATCAGGGCATACTACTTTAGGATTTGCTATTTCGTTAGTGCTTGCCGAGATAAATCCACAACGCCAAAATGAGATTTTGAAACGTGGTTATGAAATTGGGGAAAGTCGAGTAATTTGTGGTTATCATTGGCAAAGTGATGTTGATGCTGCCAAAGTGATGGCTGCAGCTGTAGTTGCACATCTACATACCAATGAAGAGTTTAATAAACAGTTAGTTAAAGCTAAAGCGGAATTTAGTCAATTGAAAAAGTAA
- the tpx gene encoding thiol peroxidase, which produces MQKRVNQVTMKGHPITLLGPEIKVGDKAPDFVVENSEMQPVKISDFKGKVRIINSVPSIDTSVCSAQVHRFNVEATKLKDTIIFSVSVDLPFALNRYCAAEGIDEVKVTSDHKTLDFGLKYGVVIEEMRLLARAVFVVDKNDKIAYVEYVKEISNEPDYDKILKVVKTLL; this is translated from the coding sequence ATGCAAAAAAGAGTAAATCAAGTTACTATGAAAGGTCATCCTATTACGTTACTCGGACCTGAAATCAAAGTTGGTGATAAGGCACCCGATTTTGTTGTCGAAAATAGCGAAATGCAACCAGTAAAAATATCGGATTTTAAAGGTAAAGTCAGAATTATTAACTCAGTACCCTCCATTGATACTTCGGTATGTAGTGCTCAAGTGCATCGCTTTAATGTCGAAGCAACAAAATTAAAAGATACCATTATATTTTCAGTCAGTGTCGATTTACCTTTTGCTTTAAATCGCTATTGTGCTGCTGAGGGAATTGATGAGGTTAAAGTCACATCAGATCACAAAACTCTCGATTTTGGATTAAAATATGGAGTTGTAATTGAAGAAATGCGTTTATTGGCACGTGCAGTATTTGTCGTTGATAAAAATGATAAAATTGCCTATGTGGAATATGTTAAAGAGATCTCAAATGAACCTGATTACGATAAAATATTAAAGGTAGTCAAAACGCTATTATAA
- a CDS encoding sugar transporter, with protein MNNAKKRSRIWSSILCLAFAGFIFNTTEFVPVGLLPNIAESFSMDVAHAGLLLTIYAWAVSLLSLPLTVLTSKMERRKLLIFLFCLFISSHLLAGFAWDFYSLMTARIGIACAHAVFWAITTPLAVRLAPNGKKAKAMSFIVVGTSMATVLGIPIGTKIGELVGWRITFLCIGGIAFGILILLIYLLPKVPSINTISIKDLPKVLKRPALLNIYLLTAIIITGHFTAYTYITPFMMKVGGFSQEIVVHLLLVIGFSGMIGSVIFTRYASKYPTAILVVPVILLMACLLSLYFSSFSLYTAMMQGIIWGLAITIIGMVMQSKVIDVAPDATDIATSVYSGIYNIGIGGGAFVGSQVLVKLSTDYIGIVGAIFVILALLLFFVLSKKTW; from the coding sequence ATGAATAATGCTAAAAAGCGCTCTCGGATCTGGTCGTCGATTCTTTGTTTAGCTTTTGCCGGATTTATTTTCAATACCACCGAATTTGTACCAGTTGGTTTACTACCTAATATTGCGGAAAGCTTTTCGATGGATGTCGCTCATGCAGGGTTATTATTAACGATATATGCTTGGGCTGTATCATTATTATCGTTACCCTTAACAGTATTAACATCCAAAATGGAGCGCCGCAAGCTCCTTATTTTTTTGTTTTGTCTATTTATTAGCAGCCATTTATTAGCTGGCTTTGCTTGGGATTTTTATAGTTTAATGACTGCTCGCATTGGTATCGCTTGTGCACATGCAGTATTTTGGGCTATTACCACGCCATTAGCGGTTCGATTAGCGCCGAATGGCAAAAAGGCCAAAGCAATGAGCTTTATTGTAGTAGGCACATCTATGGCAACGGTTCTCGGCATTCCTATTGGTACCAAAATAGGAGAATTAGTAGGTTGGCGTATCACGTTTTTATGTATTGGTGGTATTGCTTTTGGTATCTTAATTTTACTAATTTACTTACTTCCTAAAGTACCTAGTATTAACACCATTTCTATCAAGGATCTACCCAAAGTGTTAAAACGCCCAGCCTTACTCAATATTTACTTATTAACGGCAATAATTATCACTGGGCATTTTACCGCCTATACTTACATTACCCCATTTATGATGAAAGTGGGTGGATTCAGTCAAGAAATTGTTGTCCATCTATTATTAGTTATTGGATTTTCAGGCATGATTGGTAGTGTTATTTTTACTCGATACGCAAGTAAATATCCTACAGCTATATTAGTTGTACCCGTAATATTATTGATGGCATGCTTATTATCACTTTACTTCAGCTCATTTAGTCTCTACACCGCGATGATGCAAGGCATAATATGGGGATTAGCAATTACAATTATTGGTATGGTCATGCAAAGTAAAGTGATCGACGTAGCACCCGATGCAACTGACATTGCCACATCTGTTTATTCAGGAATTTATAATATTGGTATCGGCGGAGGAGCCTTTGTCGGCAGCCAAGTGTTAGTAAAACTGTCAACGGATTATATTGGGATAGTCGGTGCTATTTTTGTGATCCTTGCGTTACTTCTTTTCTTCGTTTTATCCAAAAAAACTTGGTAA
- a CDS encoding ABC transporter ATP-binding protein, translated as MSLINLTNAYLSFSDAPLLDHIDMSIEVNERVCLVGRNGAGKSTLLKVLNKEVPLDDGQIVYENNVVVSRLQQDPPRDVQGNVFDFVAEGLQEQAQLLKDYHELSHRVEQEPSESNLAKLAKMQEQLDHQNGWQLENRIRNVISSLSLDSEAQLSSLSGGWLRKAALAKALVCQPTVLLLDEPTNHLDIETIKWLEEFLKGFNGSIVFISHDRSFIRQMATRIIDLDRGKIASWSGNYDNYLLGKEEALRVEELQNAEFDKKLAQEEVWIRQGIKARRTRNEGRVRALKAMRQEYSERRQVMGSAKMQIEEALRSGKIVFELENVTYQVDDKLLVNDFSVQVLRGDKIALIGPNGIGKTTLLKLMLGNLKPTSGRVHCGTKLEVAYFDQYRLELDPEKTVMDNLAEGKQEVMVNGRSRHVLGYLQDFLFPPKRARTPVRALSGGERNRLLLAKLFLKPSNLLVLDEPTNDLDIETLELLEELVNDYQGTVLLVSHDRQFVDNVVTQCWFFEEKGHIGIYAGGYADALQQQQQAQPVKVSTVNSSQQPKKESNTVNNQNKESAVKKKVKLSYNEQRELAQLPSKIEQLEIAIADLQAQIGQSDFFNQPHDITGPILQSLSDKEAELEAVFERWEQLEALSQQ; from the coding sequence ATGTCATTAATTAATCTTACCAATGCTTATCTTTCATTCAGTGATGCGCCTTTATTAGATCATATTGATATGTCGATCGAAGTTAACGAACGCGTTTGTCTTGTAGGCCGTAATGGTGCAGGTAAATCCACTTTACTTAAAGTGCTTAATAAAGAAGTACCATTGGATGATGGGCAAATTGTTTATGAAAATAATGTTGTTGTGTCACGCTTACAACAAGATCCGCCCCGTGATGTTCAAGGTAATGTATTCGATTTTGTGGCGGAAGGATTACAAGAACAAGCTCAGTTGTTAAAAGATTATCACGAATTATCGCATCGAGTTGAGCAAGAACCTAGTGAAAGTAACTTAGCAAAACTAGCAAAAATGCAAGAACAGCTCGATCACCAAAATGGTTGGCAACTTGAAAATCGAATTCGCAATGTGATTTCATCGTTATCCCTAGATAGTGAAGCTCAATTATCATCACTATCTGGAGGTTGGCTGCGTAAAGCTGCTTTAGCTAAAGCTTTGGTTTGTCAACCAACCGTTTTATTACTTGATGAACCAACTAACCATTTAGATATTGAAACTATTAAATGGTTAGAAGAATTTTTAAAAGGCTTTAATGGCAGCATTGTATTTATTTCACATGACCGTTCATTCATTCGTCAAATGGCAACACGAATTATTGATTTAGACCGTGGCAAAATCGCCTCTTGGAGTGGTAATTATGATAATTACTTACTTGGTAAAGAAGAAGCATTACGTGTTGAAGAATTGCAAAATGCCGAGTTTGATAAAAAATTAGCTCAAGAAGAGGTGTGGATCCGTCAAGGTATCAAAGCGCGTCGTACTCGTAATGAAGGGCGAGTACGAGCATTGAAGGCTATGCGACAAGAATATTCTGAGCGTCGCCAAGTGATGGGCAGCGCTAAAATGCAAATTGAGGAAGCGTTACGTTCCGGAAAAATCGTTTTTGAATTGGAAAACGTGACTTATCAAGTTGATGATAAATTATTAGTCAATGACTTTTCTGTGCAAGTTTTACGAGGTGATAAGATTGCCCTGATTGGTCCTAATGGTATTGGTAAAACTACTTTGTTAAAACTGATGCTTGGTAATTTAAAACCAACATCAGGCAGAGTACATTGCGGCACTAAACTTGAAGTCGCCTATTTTGATCAGTATCGTTTAGAGCTGGATCCTGAAAAGACAGTCATGGATAACTTAGCTGAAGGCAAGCAAGAGGTGATGGTAAATGGTCGTTCGCGTCATGTATTAGGTTATTTGCAGGATTTCTTATTTCCACCTAAACGAGCTAGAACACCAGTAAGGGCATTATCTGGCGGAGAACGTAATCGCTTGTTATTGGCAAAACTATTCTTAAAACCTAGCAATTTACTGGTATTGGACGAACCAACAAACGATTTAGATATTGAAACGTTGGAATTGTTAGAAGAACTGGTTAATGATTATCAAGGAACTGTTTTATTGGTAAGCCATGATCGGCAATTTGTTGATAATGTTGTTACGCAATGTTGGTTCTTCGAAGAGAAAGGGCATATTGGTATTTATGCTGGAGGTTATGCTGATGCGTTGCAACAACAGCAGCAGGCTCAACCCGTTAAAGTTTCGACGGTAAATAGCAGTCAACAACCTAAAAAAGAATCAAATACGGTCAATAATCAGAATAAAGAATCTGCGGTTAAAAAGAAAGTAAAACTTAGCTATAACGAACAACGTGAATTAGCCCAGTTGCCAAGCAAAATAGAACAGCTTGAAATTGCGATTGCTGATTTACAAGCGCAAATTGGTCAAAGTGACTTTTTTAATCAACCTCATGATATAACCGGTCCTATTTTACAATCATTAAGCGACAAAGAAGCAGAATTAGAAGCAGTGTTTGAACGCTGGGAACAGTTAGAAGCACTTAGTCAACAGTAA